One Cystobacter fuscus DSM 2262 genomic window carries:
- a CDS encoding RNA polymerase sigma factor, whose amino-acid sequence MILIDLLKAVARQIEGFVRHDLKCDEETAYDAVIDVLYAYVEAPGRYDPDRARLVTYLTKAAKHRVQDRLKSGASRAQREENFASVVELGQSAPKDILENFVEASRAVERLEKRLSERDLAVVRLILSGESSTEALARALGLNPSSQEEMRREVKRHRDRLMKILERLGKEDPDDPA is encoded by the coding sequence TTGATCCTGATCGACCTCTTGAAGGCGGTCGCCAGGCAGATCGAGGGGTTCGTGCGGCATGACCTCAAGTGCGACGAGGAAACAGCCTACGACGCCGTCATCGACGTGCTCTACGCCTATGTGGAGGCGCCGGGCCGGTATGACCCCGACAGGGCCCGCCTGGTGACCTACCTCACGAAGGCGGCGAAACATCGGGTTCAGGATCGGCTCAAGTCGGGGGCTTCGCGGGCTCAGCGCGAGGAGAATTTCGCGAGCGTTGTCGAACTCGGGCAGTCGGCTCCGAAGGATATTTTAGAGAATTTCGTGGAGGCATCCCGTGCGGTGGAGCGGCTGGAGAAGCGCCTGAGTGAAAGGGACCTGGCCGTCGTCCGCTTGATCTTGAGTGGAGAGAGTTCCACCGAGGCCCTGGCGCGGGCGTTGGGCCTGAACCCCTCGTCCCAGGAGGAGATGCGGCGGGAAGTGAAGCGGCATCGGGATCGGCTCATGAAGATACTGGAACGTTTAGGAAAGGAGGACCCCGATGACCCTGCCTGA
- a CDS encoding aldo/keto reductase — translation MHYRRFGRTGWQVSQVALGAWQLGADWGSVSEDEALATVRAALDRGINFIDTADVYGDGRSEQLVARAVKAHGRERVYIATKAGRRLNPHVAEGYDAAHLTGFVERSLCNLGTDRIDLLQLHCPPSAVYSQDATFAALEELVHQGKLRHWGVSVETVEEARRALAHAHLASIQIIFNIFRQKPAETLFAETVARDVAVIARVPLASGLLTGKLRRDTRFAADDHRQYNRQGEAFDVGETFSGVPYETGLEAVEELRPLVPEGASLAGFALRWILMQEAVSCVIPGARNPAQAEANAAAADLPPLSEQTLAAVRSVYDRRIRPLVHARW, via the coding sequence ATGCACTACCGCCGTTTTGGCCGTACCGGCTGGCAGGTTTCACAGGTCGCGCTGGGTGCCTGGCAGCTCGGCGCGGATTGGGGCTCGGTGTCCGAGGACGAGGCGTTGGCCACGGTTCGCGCGGCGCTGGATCGGGGCATCAACTTCATCGACACGGCGGACGTCTATGGAGATGGCCGCAGCGAGCAACTGGTGGCGCGAGCGGTGAAGGCCCATGGTCGCGAGCGCGTCTACATCGCCACCAAGGCCGGACGCCGCCTCAACCCCCACGTCGCCGAGGGCTATGACGCTGCCCACCTGACGGGCTTCGTCGAGCGCTCGTTGTGCAACCTCGGCACGGACCGCATCGATCTGCTGCAACTGCACTGCCCTCCGAGCGCCGTCTACTCCCAGGACGCGACGTTCGCCGCGCTCGAGGAGCTGGTGCACCAGGGCAAGCTGCGCCACTGGGGCGTGAGCGTCGAGACGGTGGAGGAGGCCCGGCGGGCGCTGGCGCATGCCCACCTGGCCAGCATTCAAATCATCTTCAATATCTTCCGGCAGAAGCCGGCCGAGACGTTGTTCGCCGAGACGGTGGCGCGCGACGTGGCGGTGATCGCCCGGGTGCCGCTCGCCAGCGGTCTGCTGACGGGGAAGCTGCGCCGGGACACCCGCTTCGCCGCCGACGATCACCGCCAGTACAACCGCCAGGGCGAGGCCTTCGACGTGGGCGAGACCTTCTCCGGCGTGCCTTACGAGACGGGCCTGGAGGCGGTCGAGGAGCTGCGTCCGCTCGTGCCCGAGGGGGCGAGCCTGGCGGGGTTCGCCTTGCGGTGGATCCTGATGCAGGAGGCGGTGAGCTGCGTCATCCCCGGTGCGAGGAACCCGGCCCAGGCCGAGGCCAACGCCGCCGCGGCGGATCTTCCCCCCTTGTCCGAGCAGACCCTGGCGGCGGTGCGTTCGGTCTACGACCGGCGCATCCGGCCGCTGGTTCATGCGCGGTGGTGA
- a CDS encoding DNA polymerase beta superfamily protein yields MTRDPKHSDTPARPRGYEQVDRLSVPLPHGTEVTTRVERLAGERRIPQGVVGRVARARDGGFDIQIVGVGELWYAREELVPRKPGQLQFALRRAATWDALRPCVVLETVVGSQAWGLANEASDIDLRGVFALPLPWHFGLADKAKDLVSADGSHTFWEVSKAVEQAIRADPNTLETLFVPSARATDVLGEWLLAERESFVSKAIFGSFGRYAMSQLDKLTRSQRLAEHRDLVLAWLCEEPAPSLDEVSRRLAAISPRTAPSPEDALLAAKTYLKQLYRSLWDQGLIESNDFVALTRYARGGGQRPPSARELRPKNAYNLLRLVVLATGWLKEGVPTFEVSGAMKARLLEIKSGQVALEDVLRDAEALAPELEEAHRTSTLPAFPDYARADRLLRRVGEELARRWVQKEPGPLGRDAPAPPAVEDKEDAS; encoded by the coding sequence ATGACCCGCGACCCGAAGCATTCCGACACCCCGGCCCGTCCCCGGGGCTATGAACAGGTGGACCGGCTCTCCGTTCCCCTCCCCCACGGCACCGAGGTCACCACCCGCGTGGAGCGGTTGGCGGGAGAGCGCCGCATCCCCCAGGGCGTGGTGGGCCGCGTGGCCCGCGCCCGGGACGGAGGCTTCGACATCCAGATCGTCGGCGTGGGCGAGCTCTGGTACGCCCGGGAAGAGCTGGTACCGCGCAAGCCGGGCCAGCTCCAGTTCGCCCTGCGTCGCGCCGCCACCTGGGACGCCCTGCGCCCCTGCGTGGTGCTGGAGACCGTGGTGGGCTCGCAGGCGTGGGGCCTCGCCAACGAAGCCTCCGACATCGACCTGCGCGGCGTCTTCGCCCTCCCCCTGCCCTGGCACTTCGGACTCGCCGACAAGGCGAAGGACCTGGTCAGCGCGGATGGCAGCCACACCTTCTGGGAAGTCTCCAAGGCGGTGGAGCAGGCGATCCGGGCCGACCCCAACACCCTGGAGACGCTCTTCGTCCCCAGCGCCCGTGCCACGGACGTGCTGGGCGAGTGGCTGCTCGCCGAACGCGAGTCCTTCGTGTCCAAGGCGATCTTCGGCAGCTTCGGCCGGTATGCCATGAGCCAGCTCGACAAGCTCACGCGCAGCCAGCGGCTCGCCGAGCACCGGGATCTCGTCCTCGCATGGTTGTGCGAGGAGCCCGCGCCCTCGCTCGACGAGGTGTCCCGGCGGCTCGCCGCCATCTCCCCGCGTACCGCGCCCTCGCCCGAGGACGCACTGCTCGCGGCCAAGACGTACCTCAAGCAGCTCTACCGCTCGCTGTGGGATCAGGGGCTCATCGAGTCCAACGACTTCGTCGCCCTCACCCGCTATGCGCGCGGAGGAGGACAGCGGCCCCCCAGCGCGCGTGAGTTGCGGCCGAAGAACGCCTACAACCTGCTGCGGCTGGTGGTGCTCGCCACCGGGTGGCTGAAGGAGGGCGTGCCCACGTTCGAGGTGTCCGGCGCCATGAAGGCGCGTCTGCTGGAGATCAAGTCGGGACAGGTTGCCCTGGAGGACGTGCTGCGAGACGCCGAGGCACTCGCGCCGGAGTTGGAAGAGGCCCACCGCACCAGCACCCTGCCCGCGTTTCCCGACTACGCGCGCGCGGACCGGCTGCTGCGGCGCGTGGGTGAGGAATTGGCGCGGCGCTGGGTGCAAAAGGAGCCCGGGCCGCTCGGCCGCGATGCCCCCGCGCCTCCGGCCGTCGAGGACAAGGAGGACGCGTCATGA
- a CDS encoding nucleotidyltransferase domain-containing protein: MTEDLLTEHQTRVASRVLDEEAAHRWHLVVSLTGAHAYGFPSPDSDLDLKCVHVTPTSHLLRLESRPSPPTERLEIVEGVEVDYSSNELGAVLTGVLQGNGNYLERLLGAHPLRGSSELEALRPLVRGVLSRRLHRHYRGFAQSQAREWEKTGFLSTKKLLYVLRTALTGTHALLTGEVEADLTVLMDRYGFADAGELVRWKRRGERSELSEALSQSWRGKVGRALEQLDEARERSVLPEEPRESGALEAWLLELRRSRW, translated from the coding sequence ATGACGGAGGACCTGCTGACGGAACACCAGACGCGCGTGGCCTCGCGCGTGCTCGACGAGGAAGCCGCGCACCGGTGGCACCTCGTCGTGAGCCTCACGGGGGCCCATGCGTATGGCTTCCCCTCGCCCGACAGCGACCTGGACCTCAAGTGCGTCCACGTCACGCCCACCTCGCACCTGCTCCGGCTGGAGTCGCGCCCCTCCCCGCCCACCGAGCGCCTGGAGATCGTGGAGGGCGTCGAGGTGGATTACTCCTCCAACGAGCTGGGCGCCGTGCTCACCGGCGTGCTCCAGGGCAATGGCAACTACCTGGAGCGGCTGCTCGGCGCCCACCCCCTCCGGGGCTCCAGTGAGCTGGAGGCCCTGCGTCCCCTGGTGCGCGGCGTCCTGTCGCGGCGCCTCCACCGGCACTACCGCGGCTTCGCCCAGAGCCAGGCGCGCGAGTGGGAGAAGACGGGCTTTCTCTCCACCAAGAAGCTCCTCTATGTGCTGCGCACGGCGCTCACCGGCACCCATGCGCTGCTCACCGGCGAGGTGGAAGCGGACCTCACCGTGCTGATGGACCGCTATGGCTTCGCCGACGCGGGAGAGCTCGTCCGCTGGAAACGGCGCGGCGAGCGCAGCGAGCTGTCCGAGGCGCTCTCCCAGAGCTGGCGCGGCAAGGTCGGCCGGGCCCTCGAGCAGCTCGACGAGGCACGGGAGCGCTCCGTTCTTCCAGAAGAGCCCCGGGAGAGCGGCGCCCTGGAGGCGTGGTTGCTCGAGCTGCGGCGCTCGCGGTGGTGA
- a CDS encoding DUF2157 domain-containing protein gives MPLDPLDLAATPERLHALASAGVLSPAALEQASRRAVATPGPAAWRRFLSTVLLGFGSLLVLSGVIYFFAFNWQALHRFGKLGLVLAAITGACIAAWRLGEGLAGQFALLFAAVLVGPLLAVYGQAYQTGADPYGLFLGWGVLILPWVVLARFSPLWLWLLLLVDTALVLYWDQVVDWEGTWLLLTLAGINGVAWVAHEVLARRGVAWLEGRWSPRVLAMMTMLPLLGPAVMLAASPEKADPEELLALGSLVGIMGAVYLFHRRVRPELFLLTLCALSAVALISTFGGHLLFDADFLDSMIAFFGLGLLVIAQVGIAVWWLRAEARDVEETSP, from the coding sequence GTGCCCCTCGATCCCCTCGACCTCGCCGCCACCCCCGAGCGCCTCCACGCGCTCGCGAGTGCCGGCGTCCTGTCTCCCGCGGCCCTGGAGCAGGCCTCGCGGCGCGCCGTGGCCACGCCCGGCCCGGCCGCCTGGCGGCGATTCCTGTCCACCGTGCTGCTCGGCTTCGGCTCGCTGCTGGTGCTCTCCGGCGTCATCTACTTCTTCGCCTTCAACTGGCAGGCCCTGCACCGCTTCGGGAAGCTGGGGCTGGTGCTGGCCGCCATCACCGGGGCGTGCATCGCCGCGTGGCGGCTGGGCGAGGGGCTCGCGGGACAGTTCGCCCTGCTCTTCGCCGCGGTGCTCGTGGGCCCCCTGCTCGCCGTCTACGGGCAGGCGTACCAGACGGGCGCGGACCCCTACGGCCTGTTCCTCGGGTGGGGGGTGCTCATCCTGCCCTGGGTGGTGCTCGCGCGCTTCAGCCCCTTGTGGCTGTGGCTGCTGCTGCTCGTGGACACGGCGCTCGTCCTCTACTGGGACCAGGTCGTCGACTGGGAGGGCACCTGGCTCCTCCTCACGCTCGCGGGAATCAATGGCGTGGCCTGGGTCGCGCACGAGGTGCTCGCGAGACGAGGCGTCGCCTGGCTCGAGGGACGCTGGTCGCCACGAGTCCTCGCGATGATGACGATGCTGCCCCTGCTCGGCCCGGCAGTGATGCTGGCGGCATCGCCCGAGAAAGCGGACCCCGAGGAGCTCCTGGCGCTCGGCTCGCTCGTTGGAATCATGGGCGCGGTGTACCTCTTCCACCGCCGGGTCCGTCCGGAGCTCTTCCTGCTCACCCTGTGCGCCCTGAGCGCGGTGGCCCTGATCTCCACCTTCGGGGGACACCTGCTGTTCGATGCCGACTTCCTCGACTCCATGATCGCCTTCTTCGGGCTCGGCCTGCTCGTCATCGCGCAGGTGGGGATCGCGGTCTGGTGGCTGCGCGCCGAGGCACGTGACGTGGAGGAGACATCGCCATGA
- a CDS encoding DUF4401 domain-containing protein has protein sequence MTFKPSLRMVLPPEAQERARDALLSRPETQHNTPWFVSVLAGLGAWVASLFLVIFLSMFLLDDSKAGAIVMGLVITAGAVLLRHTNSHVFITQLALSAGLAGQGFFLVGVESLGRSEAATALAALVLQLVLLVVYPDTLQRFLSALFAALSLLYLLREQAPPVVADVALVGLTALAHVLLLQQGRLQGRARVAPLVTPTAFGLVTTLFFVLLMRTWFQGFYRDILGREGLELPASVLTLGLAAVTLYSAWRVMEETQAGPGGAAGVTAFAALALTALLTLNTPGVIAALGVLMLGFHRRNTVLLGLAVLFILVFGVSYYYDLRMSLLAKSLALLGSGLLMLGLRLFIARRFPVAGEAS, from the coding sequence ATGACCTTCAAACCCTCGCTTCGAATGGTCCTGCCCCCCGAGGCCCAGGAGCGGGCCCGTGACGCGCTCCTCTCGCGGCCCGAGACCCAGCACAACACGCCCTGGTTCGTCAGCGTCCTGGCGGGACTGGGCGCGTGGGTGGCCTCCCTGTTCCTGGTGATCTTCCTCTCGATGTTCCTCCTGGACGACAGCAAGGCAGGCGCCATCGTCATGGGGCTCGTCATCACCGCGGGAGCGGTGTTGCTGCGCCACACGAACTCCCATGTCTTCATCACCCAGCTCGCCCTGTCCGCCGGGCTGGCCGGCCAGGGGTTCTTCCTCGTGGGCGTGGAAAGCCTCGGGAGAAGTGAGGCGGCCACCGCCCTCGCCGCGCTCGTCCTCCAACTCGTGCTCCTCGTCGTCTACCCGGACACCCTCCAGCGCTTCCTGTCCGCGCTGTTCGCCGCCCTCTCCCTGCTGTACCTGCTGCGAGAGCAGGCCCCCCCGGTGGTGGCGGACGTGGCCCTGGTGGGGCTCACCGCGCTCGCCCACGTGCTCCTTCTCCAACAGGGCAGGCTCCAGGGCCGCGCCAGGGTCGCGCCGTTGGTGACACCCACGGCCTTCGGACTCGTCACCACCCTCTTCTTCGTGCTGCTCATGCGCACCTGGTTCCAGGGCTTCTACCGGGACATCCTCGGGCGCGAGGGCTTGGAGTTGCCCGCGAGCGTGCTGACCCTGGGACTCGCCGCGGTGACGCTGTACTCGGCCTGGCGCGTGATGGAGGAGACCCAGGCCGGACCGGGAGGCGCCGCGGGCGTGACGGCCTTCGCCGCGCTGGCCCTCACGGCGCTGCTCACGTTGAACACCCCCGGCGTCATCGCCGCGCTGGGCGTGCTGATGCTGGGCTTCCACCGGCGCAACACCGTGCTGCTCGGCCTGGCCGTGCTTTTCATCCTCGTGTTCGGCGTGAGCTACTACTACGACCTGCGGATGTCGCTGCTCGCCAAGTCGCTCGCGTTGCTGGGCAGTGGCCTGCTCATGCTCGGCCTGCGGCTGTTCATCGCCCGCCGCTTTCCCGTGGCCGGAGAGGCCTCATGA
- a CDS encoding GDYXXLXY domain-containing protein: protein MKRTHVIFGGLALVGVALVVLVTGKERLLARGTPLFLELAPVDPRSLIQGDYMVLDYAVSREARIPEDKPAADGRLVIRRDERGVGHLVGLEESRPPGPGEMWLRFKVRRGRVRLGAESFFFQEGHAERYAQAKYGELRVAEDGSSVLVGLRDANLHPLGGGPLSTDPDAP from the coding sequence ATGAAACGCACCCACGTCATCTTCGGTGGACTCGCCCTGGTGGGGGTGGCCCTGGTGGTGCTCGTCACCGGCAAGGAGCGGCTGCTCGCGCGGGGCACGCCCCTGTTCCTGGAGCTCGCCCCGGTGGATCCCCGCTCGCTCATCCAGGGCGACTACATGGTGCTCGACTACGCCGTCAGCCGGGAGGCCCGCATTCCCGAGGACAAGCCGGCGGCGGACGGACGGCTGGTGATCCGCAGGGACGAGCGGGGCGTGGGCCACCTCGTCGGGCTCGAGGAGTCACGGCCCCCCGGGCCCGGGGAGATGTGGCTGCGCTTCAAGGTGCGCCGGGGCCGCGTCCGTCTGGGCGCGGAGTCCTTCTTCTTCCAGGAGGGGCACGCCGAGCGCTACGCCCAGGCGAAGTACGGCGAGCTGCGGGTGGCCGAGGACGGCTCCAGCGTCCTCGTGGGCCTGAGGGACGCCAACCTCCATCCCCTGGGAGGCGGTCCCCTGTCCACGGACCCGGACGCTCCGTGA
- a CDS encoding class I SAM-dependent methyltransferase, with amino-acid sequence MQRLSDWYDHPEYYEAIFGTDTAREVDFLAEVSRRYGTGGKRWLEPACGAGRLVAESASRGFQVVGYDISEKMLAHARARLSPALRRRVRLHQSRMEEFFQPELEGQVDLAFNLVSTFRYLDSEKAALAHLKGTRRLLKPGGLYVLGFHLTDYERDKAERERWVEPLGEDTVVCNTHEGLPDRKLRRSAMRNRLRITGPGKDLLIETHWHFRTYDLAQARRLFRAAGLQVRAVFDFDYQVDAPRAPREIRLDSIFVLAPGEATESAARK; translated from the coding sequence ATGCAACGACTGTCTGACTGGTACGACCATCCCGAGTACTACGAGGCCATCTTCGGCACGGACACCGCGCGCGAGGTGGACTTCCTCGCCGAGGTGAGCCGCCGCTACGGCACGGGAGGCAAGCGCTGGCTCGAGCCCGCGTGCGGCGCGGGCCGCCTGGTGGCCGAGTCCGCGAGCCGGGGCTTCCAGGTGGTGGGCTACGACATCTCCGAGAAGATGCTGGCCCATGCCCGCGCCCGCCTGTCCCCGGCCCTGCGCCGGCGCGTGCGGCTGCACCAGTCGCGCATGGAGGAGTTCTTCCAGCCGGAGCTGGAGGGACAGGTGGACCTGGCGTTCAACCTCGTGTCCACGTTCCGCTACCTCGACAGCGAGAAGGCGGCGCTCGCGCACCTGAAGGGCACGCGGCGGCTGCTCAAGCCCGGAGGCCTCTACGTGCTGGGCTTCCACCTCACCGACTACGAGCGCGACAAGGCCGAGCGCGAGCGCTGGGTGGAGCCGCTCGGCGAGGACACGGTGGTGTGCAACACCCACGAGGGGCTGCCGGACCGCAAGCTGCGGCGCTCGGCCATGCGCAACCGGCTGCGCATCACCGGGCCCGGCAAGGATCTGCTCATCGAGACGCACTGGCACTTCCGCACGTATGACCTCGCGCAGGCGCGTCGCTTGTTCCGGGCGGCGGGGCTCCAGGTGCGGGCGGTGTTCGACTTCGACTACCAGGTGGACGCGCCGCGCGCCCCGAGGGAGATCCGACTCGACAGCATCTTCGTCCTGGCTCCGGGCGAGGCGACGGAGTCGGCTGCGCGCAAGTGA
- a CDS encoding ZIP family metal transporter gives MPLAVALTLYSLIILVGALVGALAVVLTRTPTRLVTFLAFAAGVMFGAAFFHMLPEAYVGGGFWAFALVPAGFVFLMVLERYVLTHACEEPADCKEHVHGHTLGLTAFLGLSTHTLFDGIALGSAVKEGVGLMALMAITSHKVPSSLSLASILKAEGKSTSRILLFAVLYGLMVPVGAVLYFAFDAVLRFESLAPRALAFSAGTFLYVAVTDLLPHVNRHGKDNKARNLVALVTGLVLMLALARVAEFPGH, from the coding sequence ATGCCTCTCGCGGTAGCCCTCACGCTCTATTCGCTGATCATCCTGGTGGGCGCCCTCGTGGGGGCGCTGGCGGTGGTGCTCACCCGGACGCCCACGCGGCTGGTGACGTTCCTGGCGTTCGCCGCGGGGGTGATGTTCGGGGCGGCGTTCTTCCACATGCTCCCCGAGGCCTATGTCGGCGGAGGCTTCTGGGCGTTCGCGCTGGTGCCCGCGGGCTTCGTCTTCCTGATGGTGCTGGAGCGCTACGTGCTGACGCATGCGTGCGAGGAGCCGGCCGATTGCAAGGAGCACGTGCACGGGCACACGCTGGGCCTGACGGCCTTCCTCGGCCTGTCCACGCACACGCTGTTCGATGGGATTGCCTTGGGCTCGGCGGTGAAGGAGGGGGTGGGACTGATGGCGCTGATGGCCATCACCTCGCACAAGGTGCCCTCGTCCCTGTCGCTCGCCTCCATCCTCAAGGCCGAGGGCAAGAGCACCTCGCGCATCCTCCTCTTCGCGGTGCTCTACGGGCTGATGGTGCCGGTGGGCGCGGTGCTCTACTTCGCCTTCGACGCGGTGCTGCGCTTCGAGTCGCTCGCCCCCCGCGCCCTGGCCTTCTCGGCGGGCACCTTCCTCTACGTGGCGGTGACGGATCTGCTGCCGCACGTGAACCGGCACGGCAAGGACAACAAGGCGCGCAACCTGGTGGCGTTGGTGACGGGGCTGGTGTTGATGCTCGCGCTGGCGCGGGTGGCGGAGTTCCCGGGGCACTGA
- a CDS encoding mechanosensitive ion channel domain-containing protein yields the protein MSRALTAVSLCLSVLLSWNAWALNNTGLGDPPSTVNRQTPYAAANGFSDAVHRGDYALASHYLDLDFIPPAEQKEKGARLARQLKFVLDHKLLPTALASLSKEPEGDPENARFDQIDAIPVGDVLYPIRLNRLTVPEGGRVWVFSEGTVKAIEPLYAEYGPMLLGEELPAGLFARSVLGLEPWQWLGVLVTLVGAALLSVVIERVSLKVMGRLAQWTSITWDDALVPAGRGPLKLLCFAVLGAVGMSALLLPPTARSITGHLFISLLIIAVAWYLLRFLRVTAEYVQQTVTHSGKDAGRARGLRTQLAVLRSVFEAATYVIAAALLLMQFELVRNVGVSLLASAGIAGIVIGLAAQKSISSLLAGIQMSITQPIRIGDQVVVENEFGTVEEITLTYVVVKVWDERRMVIPISQFLDKPFQNWSKGGSSMLGVVRLMVDFTTDMDALRAELQRILNNEAKELWDGRVSTLVVEDVLDRTMQVRVLVSANPSVLFDVRALVREKLMLFLRGRPEWLPISRTEARTLAAAPAPKPPEEPARPALPEPARS from the coding sequence ATGTCTCGCGCCTTGACTGCTGTGAGCCTGTGCTTGTCCGTGTTGCTGTCGTGGAATGCTTGGGCGCTCAACAACACCGGACTGGGGGATCCTCCCTCCACGGTGAACCGGCAGACGCCCTATGCCGCCGCCAACGGCTTCTCCGACGCGGTCCACCGGGGCGACTACGCCCTGGCCTCGCACTACCTGGACCTCGACTTCATCCCCCCCGCCGAGCAGAAGGAGAAGGGGGCCCGCCTGGCGCGCCAGCTCAAGTTCGTCCTGGACCACAAGCTGTTGCCCACCGCCCTGGCCAGCCTCAGCAAGGAGCCCGAGGGCGACCCGGAGAACGCCCGCTTCGATCAGATCGACGCCATCCCCGTGGGGGATGTTCTCTACCCCATCCGACTCAATCGCCTGACTGTCCCCGAAGGTGGTCGGGTGTGGGTCTTCAGCGAGGGGACGGTGAAGGCCATCGAGCCGCTCTACGCCGAGTACGGCCCGATGTTGCTGGGCGAGGAGTTGCCGGCGGGGCTCTTCGCGCGTTCGGTGCTGGGGTTGGAGCCGTGGCAGTGGCTGGGGGTGCTGGTGACGCTGGTGGGGGCGGCGCTGCTCTCGGTGGTGATCGAGCGCGTGTCGCTCAAGGTGATGGGGCGGCTGGCGCAGTGGACGAGCATCACCTGGGATGACGCGCTGGTGCCGGCGGGCCGGGGCCCGTTGAAGCTCTTGTGCTTCGCGGTGCTCGGGGCGGTGGGCATGTCGGCGCTGCTGTTGCCGCCCACGGCGCGCAGCATCACCGGCCACCTGTTCATCTCCCTGCTCATCATCGCGGTGGCGTGGTACCTGCTGCGCTTCCTCCGGGTGACGGCGGAGTACGTCCAGCAGACGGTGACCCACAGCGGCAAGGATGCCGGGCGGGCGCGGGGGCTGCGCACCCAGCTCGCGGTGCTGCGCTCCGTGTTCGAGGCGGCCACCTACGTCATCGCCGCCGCGCTCTTGCTCATGCAGTTCGAGCTGGTGCGCAACGTGGGCGTGTCGCTGCTCGCCTCGGCGGGAATCGCCGGTATCGTCATCGGTCTGGCGGCGCAGAAGTCCATCTCCTCGCTGCTCGCCGGCATCCAGATGTCCATCACCCAGCCCATCCGTATCGGCGACCAGGTGGTGGTGGAGAACGAGTTCGGCACGGTGGAGGAAATCACCCTCACCTACGTGGTGGTGAAGGTGTGGGACGAGCGGCGGATGGTGATTCCCATCTCCCAGTTCCTCGACAAGCCCTTCCAGAACTGGAGCAAGGGCGGCTCGAGCATGCTGGGCGTGGTGCGGTTGATGGTGGACTTCACCACGGACATGGACGCGCTGCGCGCCGAGCTCCAGCGAATCCTGAACAACGAGGCCAAGGAGTTGTGGGATGGCAGGGTGTCCACCCTGGTGGTGGAGGATGTGTTGGATCGCACGATGCAGGTGCGCGTGCTGGTGAGCGCCAACCCGAGTGTCCTCTTCGACGTGCGTGCCCTGGTGCGCGAGAAGCTGATGTTGTTCCTGCGCGGGCGGCCCGAGTGGCTGCCCATCTCCCGCACCGAGGCGCGCACGCTGGCCGCCGCGCCCGCGCCGAAGCCGCCCGAGGAGCCGGCACGGCCCGCCTTGCCCGAGCCGGCTCGCTCCTGA
- a CDS encoding response regulator, whose amino-acid sequence MQEKRKILLIDDSEITLAMEKAVLEARGYEVIATSTLMEFEKTLQTWKPDLILTDIHMPEAKGTDICRTLKNEYGTQDIPIILFSSLPDDELANLAEQVGADGSLSKGNGLEAMGEKIDELVQSIIW is encoded by the coding sequence GTGCAAGAGAAGCGAAAGATCCTCCTCATCGACGACAGCGAGATCACACTCGCCATGGAGAAGGCCGTGCTGGAGGCGCGCGGCTATGAAGTCATCGCCACGTCCACGCTGATGGAGTTCGAGAAGACGCTCCAGACGTGGAAGCCGGACCTCATCCTCACGGACATCCACATGCCCGAGGCCAAGGGCACCGACATCTGCCGCACGTTGAAGAACGAGTACGGGACGCAGGACATCCCCATCATCCTCTTCTCCAGTCTGCCGGATGACGAGCTGGCCAACCTGGCCGAGCAGGTCGGCGCCGATGGCAGCCTGTCCAAGGGGAATGGCCTGGAGGCGATGGGTGAGAAGATCGACGAGCTGGTGCAGAGCATCATCTGGTGA